From the Phyllobacterium zundukense genome, one window contains:
- a CDS encoding HlyD family secretion protein has translation MYLAFLAGLVLLLGNYLVGGMFILSADGIVLNQRFVVSASYPATITKVLVSEGDSVTEGTPLVELESFEMVKEIADLSVRTSELAVREGELRGKASTITELLPLAQRSARESNDAVARLDRVSARGLVLGTRRDEALTANFQAAERYTELTAQAGVTENELRVVEESRQVASNAVSKMNAIYNQGKIRAVVAGVVGSKIPVPGQVVRLGDELLQINGGKAYLFAYLPDQYLFSITKGMKVEVRGGNESSIGTIEKVLPIADALPAEFQNMLRPRDRSRLIRIALPEKHPFAVTQKVVIRGCIAGWCWVR, from the coding sequence GTGTACCTCGCGTTTCTGGCGGGGCTTGTGCTCTTGCTCGGCAACTACCTGGTCGGCGGGATGTTCATATTGTCGGCGGATGGCATCGTGCTCAATCAGCGGTTCGTCGTTTCTGCCAGTTATCCGGCGACAATCACCAAGGTGCTGGTCAGCGAAGGCGACAGTGTCACCGAAGGAACGCCGCTCGTTGAACTCGAATCTTTCGAGATGGTGAAGGAGATCGCAGACCTTTCCGTGCGCACAAGTGAACTTGCAGTACGGGAAGGCGAGTTGCGCGGGAAGGCCTCGACGATTACGGAGCTCTTGCCCCTCGCACAGCGCTCTGCACGTGAAAGCAACGATGCCGTCGCTCGACTTGACCGGGTTTCTGCACGAGGGCTCGTTCTCGGGACAAGGCGAGATGAGGCGCTGACAGCCAACTTTCAAGCCGCAGAACGTTACACTGAACTGACTGCGCAAGCCGGGGTCACTGAAAATGAGCTTCGGGTCGTAGAAGAGTCCAGGCAAGTGGCTAGCAATGCGGTCAGCAAAATGAACGCAATTTATAATCAGGGCAAGATACGGGCAGTGGTTGCAGGGGTCGTTGGCTCCAAAATTCCTGTCCCGGGACAGGTCGTGCGCTTGGGCGACGAATTGCTGCAGATCAATGGAGGGAAGGCCTACCTGTTTGCCTATCTGCCCGATCAATATCTGTTTTCGATCACTAAAGGTATGAAAGTTGAGGTTCGCGGCGGAAATGAGAGTTCAATAGGAACAATTGAAAAGGTATTGCCGATTGCGGATGCTCTGCCGGCAGAATTTCAGAATATGCTGCGGCCGCGTGATCGATCTCGCCTGATCCGCATTGCACTTCCCGAAAAGCATCCCTTTGCGGTGACCCAGAAGGTGGTCATTCGCGGCTGCATAGCTGGCTGGTGCTGGGTGCGGTGA
- a CDS encoding peroxiredoxin: MGLRINDTAPDFTAETTQGEIHFHDWIKDSYAVLFSHPKNFTPVCTTELGYMAGLAPEFAKRNAKIIGISVDPVESHDKWKADIKTATGHEVDYPLIGDRDLKIAKLYDMLPAEAGDTSEGRTPADNATVRSVFIIGPDKKVKLTITYPMTTGRNFDEILRAIDSIQLTAKHQVATPAQWKQGEDVIITAAVSDEDATQRFGGFERVLPYLRKTKQPAN; this comes from the coding sequence ATGGGCCTTCGTATCAACGATACTGCACCGGATTTCACCGCTGAAACAACGCAGGGCGAAATCCATTTCCATGATTGGATCAAGGACAGCTATGCAGTGCTGTTCAGTCATCCAAAGAACTTTACCCCGGTCTGCACGACCGAGCTCGGATATATGGCCGGTCTTGCCCCGGAATTCGCAAAACGAAATGCCAAAATCATTGGCATTTCCGTCGATCCCGTTGAAAGCCATGACAAATGGAAGGCGGACATCAAGACGGCAACCGGTCATGAGGTCGACTATCCCCTCATCGGTGACCGTGACCTGAAGATTGCAAAACTTTACGACATGCTGCCGGCTGAGGCAGGCGACACGTCGGAAGGGCGCACGCCCGCCGACAACGCCACCGTGCGTTCTGTCTTCATTATCGGGCCCGACAAGAAGGTGAAACTTACCATCACCTACCCGATGACTACAGGCCGCAATTTCGATGAGATTCTACGTGCCATTGACAGCATTCAACTGACCGCAAAACATCAGGTCGCAACGCCTGCCCAATGGAAACAGGGAGAGGATGTCATCATCACGGCTGCTGTATCGGACGAGGATGCCACACAACGCTTCGGTGGGTTCGAGCGTGTGCTGCCGTATCTCCGTAAAACCAAGCAACCGGCGAACTGA
- a CDS encoding serine protease has protein sequence MAKKSRDLQITRIERTGLYAARQFLDSALEEALLLRIPFDFYFQDPLVAAENPKLAFDEDAFVPWEPGIGDGPTSARFVIVDYDGGTETLVPPARWDEKASAFVDTKGKALNRTNKESLQFHQVNVWAVLQRALDFFENGFGLGRRILWGFEGSRLIVVPHAGYGENAFYDRQSKSLQFYYFDRDKERIFTCLSADIINHEFGHAVLDGIRPHFIESVLPETAAFHEFMGDLTAILIAFRNNAFRQQLIAETKGNLESESTLSKLAEQFGKHVTDKPYLRSARNNLTYKDIANDQRPHYMSQVLTGAMFDIILRLSKYYVVKRNRTVPQAFWDTIQRMQHMAIQPLDLLPPVDVTFRDYVLAVLRAEEIANPTDPDGYRGMMLDVFERRGLISASEVTELKASRHIFDRLQLEVFHDIDTIASSRADAYRFLDDNRKALFIPYTADITVSDLCTAQKLTRQARRQPKQVLLQYIWREDLVLKGAQFGQFNGKIASLLCGGTLAFDENGNVLAWARKPGTLPLAGTGKAVIEEAIEGKKRHDAFLAALVQRIMAGRIGTAIGGERGLLAKSVPPLTSRVVDGTVRFELSPHLGIHDDEHDVLGGRPWQISS, from the coding sequence ATGGCAAAGAAAAGCAGAGACTTGCAGATTACTCGAATTGAGCGAACCGGTCTCTACGCAGCGCGCCAATTTCTGGACAGCGCCCTTGAGGAAGCGCTGCTGCTTCGCATTCCCTTCGATTTTTACTTTCAAGATCCCCTGGTTGCTGCTGAAAACCCCAAGCTGGCTTTCGACGAGGATGCTTTCGTTCCATGGGAACCGGGGATAGGAGATGGCCCCACCAGCGCGCGTTTCGTAATAGTTGATTATGACGGAGGCACGGAAACCCTCGTCCCCCCGGCACGTTGGGACGAAAAGGCCAGCGCATTCGTCGATACAAAGGGCAAGGCTCTCAATCGGACCAACAAGGAATCACTGCAATTTCACCAGGTCAATGTGTGGGCGGTATTGCAACGTGCATTGGACTTCTTCGAGAACGGCTTTGGACTTGGCCGGCGAATTTTGTGGGGTTTTGAAGGCAGCCGGCTGATCGTCGTTCCACACGCCGGCTATGGTGAAAACGCTTTCTACGACCGGCAGAGCAAATCGCTGCAGTTCTATTATTTCGACCGCGACAAGGAACGTATCTTTACGTGCCTCTCGGCAGACATCATCAATCACGAATTCGGTCACGCAGTGCTCGATGGTATCCGACCGCATTTCATCGAATCCGTTCTTCCGGAGACCGCTGCATTCCATGAATTCATGGGTGACCTTACAGCCATTCTGATCGCATTTCGAAACAACGCCTTTCGTCAGCAGCTCATCGCTGAAACGAAGGGGAATCTGGAGAGCGAAAGCACACTTTCAAAACTGGCAGAGCAGTTCGGCAAGCACGTGACCGATAAACCTTATCTTCGCAGTGCCCGCAACAACCTGACATACAAAGATATCGCGAATGATCAGCGCCCGCACTACATGTCGCAAGTGCTGACGGGAGCCATGTTTGACATCATTCTTCGCTTGTCAAAATACTATGTTGTCAAAAGAAATCGCACCGTACCCCAGGCGTTCTGGGACACTATTCAGCGTATGCAACATATGGCCATTCAGCCGCTCGATCTGCTCCCGCCCGTCGACGTTACTTTTCGCGACTATGTATTGGCCGTGTTGCGCGCTGAGGAGATAGCCAATCCAACAGACCCGGACGGTTATCGCGGCATGATGCTCGATGTGTTCGAGCGTAGAGGACTTATCAGCGCCTCAGAGGTTACCGAGCTTAAAGCTTCGCGTCACATATTCGATCGTCTGCAATTGGAGGTATTTCACGATATCGATACGATCGCGAGCTCGCGCGCCGACGCCTACCGTTTTCTCGATGACAACCGCAAAGCTCTTTTTATTCCCTACACCGCCGACATCACCGTTTCGGATCTTTGCACGGCGCAGAAACTCACTCGTCAGGCGCGTCGACAGCCGAAACAGGTTCTTCTTCAATACATCTGGCGTGAAGACCTCGTTCTCAAGGGAGCGCAGTTCGGCCAGTTCAACGGTAAGATAGCGAGTCTGCTTTGCGGAGGTACGCTCGCGTTCGACGAAAACGGCAACGTGCTGGCATGGGCACGTAAGCCCGGTACGCTGCCCCTCGCCGGTACAGGCAAGGCAGTTATCGAGGAGGCAATTGAAGGCAAGAAACGCCACGACGCATTCCTTGCCGCTTTGGTCCAGCGGATAATGGCCGGGCGAATAGGCACAGCTATCGGTGGTGAAAGAGGCTTGCTTGCGAAAAGTGTACCACCGCTTACGTCCCGGGTCGTCGACGGAACAGTTCGATTCGAACTTTCGCCCCATCTTGGCATCCACGACGATGAACACGATGTTCTAGGAGGCCGGCCATGGCAGATAAGCTCCTAG
- a CDS encoding metallohydrolase → MADKLLVRAYNVEVGDCIYCRIPKAHRLDNMVDDFHILIDCGSVGGIGHLKAAVDNLKTMLPDTVDGKKRLDLLVVTHEHKDHIAGFDPELFRRIKIDNIWMNAAMNPQHPQGSGVQQLHDLATIAMRNIASMNIALSSELQDLVALYGIDNDGAMEALRTTLPESNGIAPNYVHAGMTQADLGLTSLVGATIKVLSPEKDIDHFYLGKELDETLHGLSSTIALFRKASNKKPSAYPLSISKSDFHTLQSRMMSGAFAFAELSSTVTNNTSIVLLIEWNGKRLLFVGDAEWNTAFKAGKSNGAWNVMWHRRRAELNAPIDFLKIGHHGSENATPWNDQANGQVTEPSIILDAILPVPANSSHPKAKAVVSTKRKNYETIPRSELLVELGRRVQSVRNYQQRLGVAAFNLPKYDEFEKNWLNTPQPWRTDCEHALSGKDFVDVEIEA, encoded by the coding sequence ATGGCAGATAAGCTCCTAGTCAGAGCCTACAACGTCGAGGTCGGCGATTGCATCTATTGCCGGATCCCAAAAGCGCACAGGCTCGACAATATGGTCGATGATTTTCATATTCTGATCGATTGCGGGTCTGTCGGCGGAATCGGTCATTTAAAGGCCGCAGTCGACAATCTGAAAACCATGTTGCCCGATACAGTGGACGGCAAGAAACGCCTTGATCTGTTGGTCGTTACTCACGAGCACAAGGATCATATTGCCGGCTTTGATCCGGAACTCTTCAGGCGGATCAAGATAGACAATATATGGATGAATGCGGCGATGAATCCCCAGCATCCGCAGGGGAGCGGAGTACAGCAACTACACGACTTGGCCACAATTGCGATGCGGAACATTGCGAGCATGAATATCGCCTTGAGCTCCGAATTGCAGGATCTCGTCGCGCTCTACGGGATCGACAATGACGGCGCAATGGAGGCGCTCCGCACGACCCTTCCCGAAAGCAATGGCATTGCACCGAATTATGTTCACGCAGGGATGACGCAAGCAGACCTCGGGCTAACGTCGCTGGTCGGCGCGACAATCAAAGTGCTCAGTCCCGAGAAAGATATCGATCACTTCTATCTTGGCAAGGAACTCGACGAGACGCTGCACGGCCTTTCTTCCACGATTGCACTCTTCCGGAAAGCATCGAACAAGAAACCAAGCGCTTACCCTTTAAGTATCAGCAAATCCGACTTTCACACGTTGCAATCCCGTATGATGTCGGGGGCTTTCGCGTTCGCGGAGCTATCGAGCACAGTGACGAACAATACCAGTATTGTCCTTCTCATCGAGTGGAACGGAAAGCGGCTGCTGTTCGTCGGCGACGCGGAATGGAATACCGCCTTCAAAGCCGGAAAATCCAACGGCGCGTGGAATGTCATGTGGCATCGGCGGCGGGCCGAATTGAACGCTCCAATCGACTTCCTTAAGATCGGCCATCATGGCAGCGAAAATGCGACACCCTGGAATGACCAAGCCAATGGGCAGGTGACCGAGCCGAGTATTATCCTCGACGCCATCTTACCTGTGCCGGCTAATAGTTCTCACCCTAAGGCAAAGGCTGTCGTCTCGACCAAGCGTAAAAATTACGAAACGATCCCTCGGTCAGAGCTTCTGGTGGAGCTTGGCCGGCGCGTTCAGAGCGTACGTAACTATCAACAGCGGCTTGGCGTCGCCGCCTTCAACCTTCCAAAATATGATGAGTTTGAAAAGAACTGGCTCAATACGCCACAGCCCTGGCGAACAGACTGTGAGCATGCCCTGAGCGGCAAGGATTTTGTCGATGTTGAGATTGAAGCCTAG
- a CDS encoding LysR family transcriptional regulator: protein MNFRQLEVLRTLLVTGSTTATARAMGLSQSGVSRLLQQLESDLSLQLFARDKGRLIPTPEAEKLAYDAELVLSSIDRFSNLAQDLRSGAVGPESIRMALPHSLADHLTPALLADFDKAFPRVRIETFFDTSMSITRLVEQRTVDFGFLRYEGQQSAGVELEKVASGRKVCVIPSGHALAELEKITPKELRGIPLILIGRNRPNRMKLDEVFRRAGVPQNVKIETHSNNSAFAFAAHGLGVAIISSFFANLTRDPKVVVRPFDPPLTQEFGLAKAAGVPLSIAADALIKRLKQMLISMEQETA, encoded by the coding sequence ATGAATTTCAGACAGCTCGAAGTTCTGAGGACACTACTGGTCACGGGCTCGACGACGGCTACTGCGCGGGCAATGGGGCTCAGTCAGTCAGGTGTCAGCCGCTTGCTGCAACAGCTTGAATCCGATCTGTCGCTGCAATTGTTCGCGCGGGACAAGGGCCGCCTCATTCCAACACCAGAGGCGGAAAAACTAGCCTATGATGCCGAACTCGTCCTCTCCAGCATTGATCGTTTCAGCAACCTCGCGCAGGATCTGCGTAGCGGCGCCGTCGGCCCGGAATCCATACGCATGGCATTGCCCCACAGTCTCGCCGATCATCTGACACCGGCGTTGCTTGCTGACTTCGACAAAGCGTTTCCAAGGGTGCGCATCGAGACCTTTTTCGACACCTCAATGTCGATTACCCGGCTTGTCGAACAGCGGACGGTAGATTTCGGCTTTCTGCGCTATGAGGGTCAGCAAAGTGCTGGCGTTGAACTGGAGAAGGTCGCAAGCGGACGCAAAGTCTGCGTCATCCCCAGTGGGCACGCCTTGGCTGAATTGGAAAAGATCACGCCAAAGGAGTTGCGCGGCATTCCCTTGATCCTCATCGGCCGCAACCGGCCCAACCGTATGAAACTCGACGAGGTTTTCCGGCGCGCAGGCGTGCCGCAGAATGTAAAGATCGAAACTCACAGCAACAATTCTGCCTTTGCCTTTGCGGCACATGGTCTCGGTGTCGCAATTATCAGCAGCTTCTTCGCCAATCTTACCCGGGATCCGAAAGTGGTCGTCCGGCCGTTTGACCCGCCTCTGACGCAAGAGTTCGGTCTCGCCAAGGCCGCAGGAGTTCCGCTCTCCATTGCGGCAGACGCCTTGATCAAGCGTTTGAAACAAATGCTGATTTCAATGGAACAGGAAACCGCTTGA
- a CDS encoding ABC transporter permease, with translation MLKFILSRMLMAVPTIIIVAVTVFALIRLIPGDPAALMLGDLAEPQQIAALRSSLGLDQSIPVQFMIWVGNLFSGDFGKSIVTGEPVLHLVLSRFFISAQIVVLAVFIASLIAVPAGVIAAWKQNSLTDLALVGTATVLLSIPTFWLGLLLLLFFGLKLGWVPVLGYISVTTDWKAGLIYMALPVATLFIHEMGVLIRMARASTLEVLRLDYITHARAKGLSEQAVLWRHAFKNAFGPTWTMIGLILGNLLGGIAVIETVFSIPGLGRLLVDSIFQRDYPVIQGCLLLVALAYVLVNLIVDLLYPLFDPRVAAE, from the coding sequence GTGTTAAAGTTTATCCTCAGCAGAATGCTGATGGCCGTGCCGACAATAATCATTGTCGCTGTCACGGTTTTCGCACTTATTCGCCTTATTCCAGGCGATCCGGCAGCACTGATGCTCGGTGATCTGGCAGAGCCGCAACAGATTGCGGCACTCCGCTCATCCCTGGGTCTCGATCAGAGTATCCCGGTTCAGTTCATGATCTGGGTCGGCAATCTGTTTTCAGGCGATTTCGGCAAATCGATCGTCACCGGCGAGCCTGTACTTCATCTTGTCCTGTCACGCTTTTTCATCAGCGCCCAGATCGTCGTGCTTGCCGTGTTTATCGCCAGCCTGATTGCCGTACCAGCTGGCGTCATTGCCGCATGGAAGCAAAACAGCCTGACTGATCTTGCCCTTGTCGGCACCGCAACCGTGCTTCTCTCTATTCCGACCTTCTGGCTCGGCCTGTTGTTATTGCTGTTCTTTGGGTTGAAGCTCGGCTGGGTACCTGTCCTTGGCTATATCTCGGTGACGACAGACTGGAAAGCTGGTCTGATCTATATGGCGCTGCCGGTCGCCACGCTGTTCATTCACGAAATGGGTGTCCTCATCCGCATGGCTCGCGCCTCCACGCTCGAAGTGCTGCGGCTCGACTATATCACCCATGCCCGTGCCAAGGGGCTTTCCGAACAGGCTGTCCTGTGGCGCCATGCTTTCAAGAATGCGTTCGGCCCGACATGGACAATGATCGGCCTGATCCTCGGCAATTTGCTCGGCGGCATTGCCGTCATCGAGACCGTGTTCTCTATCCCCGGCCTTGGCCGACTCCTCGTCGACAGCATCTTTCAGCGTGATTACCCCGTCATCCAGGGTTGTCTGCTGCTGGTCGCCCTCGCCTATGTCCTGGTCAACCTGATTGTCGACCTCCTTTATCCGCTTTTCGATCCGCGAGTGGCAGCAGAATGA
- a CDS encoding ABC transporter permease — translation MNRFTFNGVIGGTIIALLFVVAATGLFWTPFDPMTLSFTARLAPPSELHLLGTDEFGRDVLSRIMVGARASVWIGVATVFFAVTAGTLIGLLSGYARGWVDSVIMAFNNALLAFPGILLALGLLAVFGANQYGIIFALGIAYTPSMARIVRGAVLSLREKEFIEASKIMGNSEIYTMFRHVLPNCLAPITVLGTSMFGWAILSESALSFLGLGVPPPAPTWGNMLAAGRPFIEQAAWLGFFPGLCIALTLLGINLLGDALRDKLDPRMKGLK, via the coding sequence ATGAACCGTTTCACATTTAACGGTGTCATTGGCGGCACCATCATCGCACTTCTGTTCGTCGTCGCGGCAACCGGCCTGTTCTGGACACCGTTCGATCCGATGACATTAAGCTTCACGGCCCGGCTCGCGCCGCCAAGCGAATTGCATCTGCTGGGAACCGACGAGTTTGGCCGCGACGTGCTGAGCCGTATCATGGTTGGCGCCAGGGCCAGCGTATGGATCGGCGTTGCCACGGTGTTTTTTGCAGTTACCGCCGGTACATTGATCGGCCTGCTCAGCGGATACGCGAGAGGCTGGGTCGATAGCGTCATCATGGCATTCAACAATGCGCTGCTTGCCTTTCCCGGCATTCTGCTGGCGCTCGGCCTTCTCGCCGTCTTCGGTGCAAATCAGTACGGCATTATATTCGCACTCGGGATCGCCTACACGCCGTCCATGGCGCGCATCGTACGCGGCGCTGTGCTGTCGCTGCGCGAGAAGGAATTCATCGAAGCGTCAAAGATCATGGGCAACAGCGAAATCTACACGATGTTCCGCCATGTCCTCCCTAACTGCCTCGCGCCGATCACTGTACTCGGCACATCCATGTTCGGCTGGGCGATCCTGTCGGAAAGCGCGTTGAGCTTTCTTGGCCTTGGTGTGCCACCTCCCGCGCCAACATGGGGCAATATGCTTGCAGCCGGCCGGCCCTTCATCGAGCAGGCGGCCTGGCTCGGGTTCTTTCCCGGTCTCTGCATTGCCCTGACGCTTCTTGGTATCAACCTCCTTGGCGATGCACTGCGCGACAAGCTCGATCCCCGCATGAAAGGTCTGAAATGA
- a CDS encoding ABC transporter ATP-binding protein — protein MSDQKQLLSVRDLSLNVAHSGMPVVKNVNFDVAPGEIVGIVGESGSGKTLATRAIIALIPPGIRHAGGSIFYKGKDVLKAKEGALRQLRGGEIGVVFQEPMTSLNPSMTIGRQLEEGLILHTKQSPTERRENILSMLTRVGLKDPAATLTAYPHEFSGGMRQRIMLASVMLLKPALLIADEPTTALDAVIQRDVMELMVELTRAEGTAVLLISHDLPMVARYTNRFVVMERGVVVEQGTTEKILTKPEHPYTRKLLSSLPFRGHVRCIDKVTAPMISARDIVVDYPGRKSLFKKGAAKRALHGISVDIHVGEVVALVGGSGSGKTTLGRTIAGLVQESSGEILFQGKSCKSDWFDYRMNCQMVFQDPYSSLDPRMTIFALVEEALRLVPDLSAAEKKKRALDTLEEVGLGDTFADRYPHQLSGGQRQRVAIARAIARRPKFLIADEPVSALDVTVRAQVLELFSNLQKRYGFSCLFISHDLGVVEQVADRVIVMQDGRIVEQGDRDTIFDDPKNAYTRKLLSAIPALDLNGSGGVTLKWRLDA, from the coding sequence ATGAGCGACCAAAAGCAACTTCTGAGCGTTCGCGATCTATCGCTCAACGTCGCGCATAGCGGGATGCCGGTCGTCAAGAACGTCAACTTCGACGTCGCACCGGGTGAAATCGTTGGGATCGTCGGTGAATCCGGTTCTGGCAAGACGCTGGCAACGCGGGCCATCATTGCTCTTATTCCACCCGGTATCCGTCATGCGGGCGGTTCCATCTTCTACAAGGGGAAGGATGTCCTCAAGGCCAAGGAGGGTGCCCTGCGCCAATTGCGCGGCGGCGAAATCGGCGTTGTCTTCCAGGAACCGATGACTTCCCTCAACCCATCGATGACCATCGGCCGGCAGCTTGAGGAAGGGCTCATTCTCCACACAAAGCAAAGCCCTACCGAGCGCCGCGAGAATATCCTGAGCATGCTGACCCGTGTCGGACTGAAGGATCCCGCGGCTACGCTGACCGCCTACCCCCACGAGTTTTCGGGCGGCATGCGGCAGAGGATCATGCTGGCGTCGGTCATGCTGCTGAAGCCAGCCTTGCTGATCGCGGATGAGCCGACAACGGCGCTTGATGCGGTGATCCAGCGAGACGTCATGGAATTGATGGTGGAGTTGACCCGTGCCGAAGGCACCGCTGTTCTTCTGATCAGCCATGACCTGCCAATGGTCGCGCGCTACACCAACCGCTTCGTCGTAATGGAGCGCGGCGTGGTTGTCGAACAGGGTACGACAGAGAAAATCCTCACCAAGCCCGAGCACCCATATACACGCAAGCTCCTGTCATCCCTGCCGTTCCGTGGTCATGTGCGTTGCATCGACAAGGTAACGGCGCCGATGATCTCGGCGCGGGATATCGTCGTCGACTATCCTGGGCGCAAGAGCCTGTTCAAGAAAGGTGCCGCGAAGCGGGCATTGCACGGCATCAGCGTCGATATTCATGTCGGAGAGGTCGTAGCGCTAGTTGGCGGCTCCGGTTCCGGCAAGACGACGCTTGGACGTACGATTGCCGGTCTGGTGCAGGAAAGCAGCGGCGAAATCCTCTTTCAAGGCAAGAGCTGCAAGAGCGACTGGTTCGACTATCGCATGAATTGCCAAATGGTATTCCAGGATCCCTATTCCTCACTCGATCCTCGCATGACCATCTTCGCTCTTGTCGAAGAAGCTCTACGACTGGTTCCTGATCTCAGTGCTGCGGAAAAGAAAAAGCGCGCACTCGACACGCTTGAGGAAGTCGGCCTCGGTGACACCTTTGCCGATCGCTATCCGCACCAGTTATCTGGTGGTCAGCGCCAGCGCGTGGCCATCGCCCGTGCCATAGCGCGCCGCCCGAAATTCCTGATTGCCGACGAGCCGGTCTCCGCCCTTGATGTCACCGTGCGTGCGCAGGTCCTCGAACTCTTTTCAAACTTGCAGAAGCGTTACGGCTTCTCGTGCCTGTTCATCAGCCATGATCTTGGCGTGGTTGAACAGGTCGCCGACCGCGTGATCGTCATGCAGGACGGCCGGATCGTTGAACAGGGTGATCGCGACACGATCTTCGACGATCCGAAGAACGCCTACACGCGCAAACTGCTCTCGGCGATTCCGGCGCTCGATCTCAACGGCAGCGGCGGCGTCACGCTGAAATGGCGTCTTGACGCCTGA
- a CDS encoding ABC transporter substrate-binding protein, which produces MKKILLSGTILMMAFGIAEAREINVAQSSDIRSNVPGVNRDGNTDSVIFHLVEGLVGYTENGDVKPLLAESIAVSEDGLTYTFKLRDNVKFHNGDALTAEDVVWNWNRYMAEDTKWTCRSDFDGSRAVKVTGIEATDARTLTMKITAPSAVFLGLMARPECGYTGIISPKSIAADGTFIAPIGTGPFKWGEWKRGEYVRLTKFDDYVSPPNDGKPDGMVGSKRPLVDGVKFSAIPDASTVKAGLQSGALDAAEVSADLVAEFKDNAAVQLIMQRNNGKNLLYMQTRDPVLSNVGVRRAMAESLDLDQLVVAVSNGTGAANPSMVSMDSIYYSDVQKKKISMDLEKAKKDLADSGYKREPITIIANKRGNVPSYPAAVVAQAMMQQVGLNVQIEVLDYATQVDRRRSGKYQVISQSVTPRLDPALMYSFYVGNKDKNASLMWDNPKAIELMEAAYKEADQTKRQAIFNQFHELMLEDVPGIFLYDLIDIWGASKKLHGTPVWQSNVRVWEVSLDN; this is translated from the coding sequence ATGAAAAAAATACTTCTCTCAGGAACAATCCTCATGATGGCATTCGGTATTGCCGAAGCGCGTGAGATCAATGTCGCGCAAAGCTCCGATATCCGCAGCAATGTGCCCGGCGTCAACCGTGACGGCAATACGGACTCCGTGATCTTTCATCTCGTTGAAGGTCTCGTGGGCTACACCGAAAACGGCGATGTCAAGCCGCTCCTCGCCGAGTCCATAGCAGTCTCAGAAGACGGGCTCACCTATACATTCAAGCTGCGCGACAACGTGAAATTTCACAATGGCGATGCACTGACTGCTGAAGATGTGGTCTGGAACTGGAACCGCTATATGGCGGAAGATACCAAATGGACCTGCCGTTCCGATTTTGACGGCAGCCGGGCTGTGAAGGTGACCGGTATTGAAGCAACCGATGCACGCACGCTCACCATGAAGATCACCGCACCTTCTGCCGTTTTCCTGGGCCTCATGGCTCGTCCGGAATGCGGCTATACCGGCATCATCAGTCCGAAATCCATCGCGGCGGATGGTACTTTCATCGCCCCCATTGGCACCGGCCCCTTTAAATGGGGCGAGTGGAAACGCGGGGAGTATGTCCGCTTGACCAAGTTTGACGACTATGTGTCGCCGCCCAATGACGGTAAGCCCGACGGCATGGTGGGATCCAAGCGGCCACTGGTGGATGGCGTCAAGTTTTCCGCGATTCCGGATGCATCGACCGTCAAGGCCGGTCTTCAGTCCGGTGCGCTCGACGCTGCCGAAGTATCGGCGGACCTGGTGGCCGAGTTCAAGGACAATGCTGCCGTTCAGCTGATCATGCAGCGCAACAACGGCAAGAACCTTCTCTATATGCAAACGCGCGATCCAGTCCTGAGCAACGTCGGCGTCCGCCGTGCCATGGCCGAATCCCTCGACCTAGACCAGCTCGTCGTAGCCGTTTCCAACGGAACCGGGGCAGCAAATCCTTCGATGGTTTCGATGGACTCGATCTATTACTCAGACGTTCAGAAGAAAAAAATCTCGATGGATCTCGAAAAGGCCAAGAAGGACCTGGCGGACTCCGGCTACAAGCGCGAGCCGATCACAATCATCGCCAACAAACGCGGCAATGTGCCAAGCTACCCGGCTGCCGTTGTTGCCCAGGCTATGATGCAGCAAGTCGGCCTGAACGTGCAGATCGAAGTTCTTGACTATGCGACACAGGTGGATCGCCGCCGGAGCGGCAAATATCAGGTTATCTCCCAGTCGGTGACACCTCGCCTCGACCCGGCGCTGATGTACAGTTTCTACGTTGGTAACAAGGACAAGAATGCCTCGCTGATGTGGGACAATCCAAAAGCGATCGAGCTGATGGAAGCCGCCTACAAGGAAGCCGACCAGACCAAGCGGCAGGCGATCTTCAACCAGTTCCACGAGCTGATGCTTGAGGATGTGCCCGGCATATTCCTGTACGATCTCATCGACATATGGGGCGCTTCGAAGAAACTGCATGGCACACCCGTGTGGCAGTCGAATGTACGCGTTTGGGAAGTTTCACTTGATAACTAA